ACGAGAACACAAActgagaaagaaaaagaactCCTCGCGCGACTCCGCACAGAAGTTCAGTCATACATGCTCGCTCCATCACCCCTACCCAACGCTGATATCGCTTCGAGCGGACTTGCCACTCCTGAGAAAAAAAGCCCCGTCGGAATCGGTCGTCCTAGAACACAAGACTCTGTGCGACGAAAGCCGAGCCCGGTGTGGGATGGAGATGTGAATGAAATGGTGAAAACAGTGGCTCAAGTGTGGGGTGTGAGGGGAGAGACGCTGGACAAGGATGTTTTGGAGATTATGTCCGGTACGATGTCTATTGAGCAGGTATGTAGTCACATTGTTTCAATGTCGAGCTAATATTGGATGGTAGTTTTACATGGCTGATTTGAAACGAGCAATGACGATTCTCTCCGCccaacctcctcccttGACAAATTCCCAAAAGAACCGCCAAACATACCTCTCAAAAGCGCTTGCTaacatcctcaaagacTTCCCTGATCTGGCAACCCCGGTCCCCGCGTCAGAGTACAACTCACCTATGAGTCCTCGAGGTGACCCTTCAAACACATTCTTCACACCTCCTCGAACAGTGGAAGTTTTCGGCAGATTGGCCGCACGCGCTGCAGAAGCTGGACATGGAAGCAAGACCCGAGATTTACTGGAGAGGTGTAGAGAGGTATGGGGAATCAGTAGTaagcgagagaaggagaaagagattgaggagaTCATAGCAAGATGGGAGGAAAGCATCGGCACAAGAGAAGAGCTTTCCCTTGCAAAGATTATTGCAGATGGCATTGGTCTTATCACAATTGGTCTTAGACCTGGAGACCCCCTACCAGCGGTCCTTTCCCAAATTCTAAAACGGTTACTTGATATGGCATCAAAGTCGTTAGgcaccatcttccccacAACCTCTTCAGTTCCCCCGgcacctccaccatccctccttctcataTTCAACTCTTCCCCGGAACTTTTTGCTTCCCAGCCAGAAGCAACCAAGGTTTTGGACAAATTTTCGGATGAGATAAAGGGATCTGCCATTGCGGAGTACGTCGCTGCCGTGAATAATTACCTTGGAGGGGTCGGGATGCGTGATGATCAGGTCGTGAAGGTTGGGAATAGTGACAAGGATCCGGTTGTAGAGGGACTGGAGAAAGTGGCGATgtggatggagagagaggtCTCGAACGTGAAAAAAAtctggggaagaggattgcAAACGTGAGCCCATGAGCTCCGAGAGTCATCACTAACCCATCATAGCATTCTTGACCCGGCAAGCATTATTATCAATCGtcagcttcctcttttcttaGCCGAGATCCACATCCTGCAAAAACCACGAGGCTCTGCTTCTGATATCTTCACTTTGTATGAAACAATTGGCAAGCTTCTCGATTTGTGGGATGATCTCTGTTTTGAACAGGACCACGGGTTTGATCTTGATACTTTCTTTGAACCTCATGTTCGAGCTTGGCTGAAGGATACAGAGGTTAACAGGGTGGGACAGTGGGTGGAAAGGAGTGTTGGGATGGATAGCGTGAGTGTCTCTGCTTGTGTCGAATGTTGCGCAACTGACGATAGGGTAGTGGGTcccagaaggagagaacaGACACAGTCAATCAGTCATTGATCTCTTTGAGTTTGTCCGTGGTTCGGCTCAAGTCATCTTACACGAACTCCCTTTGGGCGAATACAAACGTGCGGTCTATCTCATTGATTATTCTCGCGTAAGTTGTCGCTCAACCTCCAACTTCCTAAGTACTGATAAACTGATCCATTAATCATAGACCGTCTCGTATGCTGTCAACCAGTACGCTTCTATCGTTCTGAGTTTGTTCAGGCATGATATAAACCCCGTCAAGGCCCCTACGCCAGCTTCCGAATTGCAAGGCAAATTGGGAGGGAAGGCGGGATCTTGGTTCGCTAAAGGTCAGCAAGCGGTGAAGAACCTcgagagaaaaaagattGAAGGTTTCCTAATCCCTCCTGCTGTGagcctcttccttggaTTGCTACAAAACGTGAGCTGATAAATGAATGTAGGCTTGTGTTAAGCTCACCGACATGGGCGCCGCCAAAACATGCCTCGAAGATATGGCATTTGCGATGGAAGCTGAGAACACTGCACGTATCATCAAGGCTCGTCATCTGAGTGGTGCTCAACCTGATAAATCAGTCAGACATTTGTTCACAGTCATGATCTTAAGAGGCGAGGGCTTGCTTGGCAAGGGTCTCGTGAAAGCGGCGGACGGGTTTGTCGTTGTCTTGGATAAGCAATCGGGGGAGAGATGTATCAAAACAAAAACGGTCTTGGGGACAGAGGATCCTAAATGGTGTGTTATGTCTTTGTGTCGATTTTAAACTTTGGCTGAATCCGGCGTTAGGGACCAATCATTTGAGGTTTCTGTTGGCGCTGTCAAGATTCTCGAACTTCAGGTTTATGATCGTCAGCTCGTAGGCAAGCATGATCTCATAGGTACATCGACATTCAAGCTCGACCCTCGTCTCTTCGCAGATTACTCCACCCGCGACATTGTGCTCCCGCTAAACCCTCGCGGCACCGTTCATATCCGCATCAGCatggaaggaggagagaagcatGATGTACAGTATCACCTCGATGCCGCCAGTAGAACATGCGATAGAGTCGCAAAAGATATGGTTAGGGAAATCGTGGATAAAATGGGGGAATTCATCAAGGCGCAACTTTCAGTGGCTACGTTACAGACTCTCACGAAGCCTCTGAAGGataagaagaggacgaagaatgCGTTGACAGAACAGGAAATTGAGTATAGTTTGGGGCCATTGTTTGAATACCTCAATGAAAATGCGAGTATCAAACGTTCCGTTCGTTCTAGACAAATGCTAACGTCAAGCagttctccatcttctatGTTACCCTCACCTTCAACACCCGTATCCGAGTCATGCTCGCCATTTGGCACCGCATCATTGAAGTaaccatctctctcctggTCCCTCCTCTGTCCGATAAACCATACCTTGcatctccccttcctcctcaagaAGTCGATATCATTTTCAGATGGCTTCAACTCTTGAAATCATTTTTTAACGCAGCCGAAGACGGAACTGAACTGGGTGTGCCGCTTGCGCAACTCCAATCTGGGCCGTACAAAGATATTATTATGCTTGGGCAGTATATGGATTTGCCAACGCCGAagttgaaagagaggtGTAGTGCGGCGGTCAGGGCTGCAGGTGCAGGAAGATCGAATGGGCTGTCGAGCGGAATGAAGGGATCGAGCTTCGAAGGAGATGATAATGAGAGGATGGCGGAGGTACTACTGAGAATTGCAAGGACAAGGTGCGTTACAGTCTTCACGTATTCATATGAGAGCTGATTTAATGCCATAGACCTGATACGGCTGAGTTTCTGACTCATGAGATTACTCTGTTGACGAAAACGAGGGTTGAGAAGCAAGCCGGGGTCCTTTGAAAAAGTAGTTGTCTGTGAATGGGGTCGGATGCCTTCTGAAGGGAGTAATAATCTGAATTCCATCTGTTCGGCTTCGTTTCCTTTGGGTTTTGGGTTCCTGTTTGGGTTCCTGTTTGGGTTGATGTGAATACGAGCTTTTGTATGCATAGCGGTATGTTACTACTATACTGCTAATCATGTTGCcattccctttcttctcccagtTGTGAATGAGTTTAGGCAAGCTTGATTGTTATGTGAAAGTGAGGCGCTTGTACGTTTGCAGAAATGCGTCACAAATTGTTATCTACGTATCGTGCTGTGGGAACGAGCTCGATCGTCTCTCGGCGTGCCCGGCGGCTGCTGTGCCTGAGGGACAAATGAGTCGCCGGCGTCCGCCTTCCCATGGCATTCAAAAAAGGCGTATCATCGCTCTTTCAATACTCATCCCCTGCGATTCGATGCCGAATATGAAGAAAGGTTGACCAGCTCATATTGAGAATGTTGCATCAATGGAGATTTTTAATAGGCCTTCCTAAGAGTCGAAAGCTGGGCGGCGGATCAAGTCAATGACTGGTCAAAATTTAATGATCTTGGAGTGAGTAGATTTTGTCCTCCATATCTCCGGTCTGTGGAAAGCAAGAAACTGACCCACATTAGGCCGTCATCTTTTCGGCCGGTTTTGTTCTTGTTTCGAGCTCCTTCACCCTACCCACATACCCTTCAATATCGCTCCGTTTAGTTATCCCACCGTTGGCTCTACGACCGTAAACCTTCTGCTAATTTTATTGATTCAAGCACTTGCGAGATTGGGTACTGTACGTATATCAACCCTTCTCgcttttcttctcgtctATTACAGATAGCTAatcatccttttctccaTGCAGTCGTTCACAACATCGGTCAACACTAAATTTTCTTCGTCCCCGATCCTGTCCTCgcattcctcctcttccatgcCGAAGCTATTTCCTGGCTCTTCTCCGCGATTCATTCTCGAGTCATTGCATCCTATTAGACGGGTACACTGTTGAGCATCAATTCacaggaggatgatgagaagatTCGCATGCCCTGGTGGTACTTGGTCATCCTGGGAAGTGAGTGAGTTGTCCTTTTCACCGCTCTTCATTTCTCTCGTTTCGAGTACCCAAATCGATGTTGTACATCAGATCCATTTATGCTGAGAGCATGTTACAGCTTATTGGGAAAAAGGACCAGAGAAAGTCGACGAAGTAGGGAAGTGAGGCGCTTAGCCGGTGTCAAAGAAATATATTCGCGCTTCCATTGACTAGATGCGTGACTTATATTGAAGGATTGTAACGTTGAATAATCATATGAATGTGGTGGAAGCTCCTGTCCATGCTATTTCGGTTCGACCCCATGAAGTCAAGCAGTAATGTCAAACCACAATGTTATAGAGTGAAACTCGCCGAGAAAAAATGTCCAATCACCGAAACAAAAGCAAAGAAGCAATAGTCTTGCGCATCTTCAAATTTTACACACTTCATTCTACCGCATATACAACATATACCTGTACAACACCTTCTACCCCTCCCATTTGACATCGGCTTCCCGCTGGGTCTCAAGCAGCACTTAGACACACCCCGACTCTGACCCAGCCATCAACTCCACACAGACAGCTCGCAATCCAAGccacctctgcctcttGTGGTATTAATATCCCCTGAGCGATGGGGAAGGCGAGCTCGTAAGGGTTTTCAGACGAaatggggaaaagaagtGGGAGATGGACCTGTAATACTGCAAGGAGGGTTGTGGGTTTACCTAAGCGTATGCATGAGCGTGAATAGAAACAAAGACAGGAAACATGAGCGTCTTACCAGATTCAGAAATTGGCGGGACGATCTCTTGGATAACAGGGGCATTATCAGGCAGATAGATCTTGAATGGGATTGCTCTTGTGGCGTAGGACGAATCGGGAGCTCGTGGGGGACCCGAAGGGTCGGCAGATGATGGTCTCGATGGTTGCGTtgagttggaagaagtcAGCAGGGGAAGGGGCACGATTTTGTTCACCATTTGAGCGTACAAGTCAAAGTCGTCTGCAAAGAAAATCTCAGTAAATATGTCAACGGTCAGAGAAAGGGGTAAATGTAAGCACTATTGACGatcccatcccatcctGCTTCCAGATCAACCCTTCTCAAATTTGTCACTCGATTGGTATTCCGCCACCTCACAAAATCTGCCTCCTTCACTTGATTCAGCCATTGGGATTTGCACACTTCTATTGAGTTTGGCATTAACAAACGGTCTTGCGGAGGATTtgagaggtggagaaggagactGATCACGCGAGGAGTCGATGACAGTTCGATCGATGAAGGGAGAGGTTGGGGACGCGAGATGAACGAATGGATATCAACGAGGTCTATGGGCCAGTGCCTATTCCTCACGTAAGAGTCGATCATACAATATGTATCACTACTCACCACCTGCAAGCACCCTGTCGCACAAACCGTTGcttgtcttcttctgatacttcctcttcaaaccACCAGTTCTTCTCGTCTATTTGCTCTAGTTGTGCATCATCCAGGGCGAGTTCGACTAGGTTTTCTCGTATTTCGGGGATGAAAAGTGGTAGGTAAGAGTATCTGGGTGCTTTGATCTAAATTTAAGGTGAGCATTCGAGCAATatgaaagaagataaaTAGATGGGAATGACAGGGGTTCCAGCACGTATGACCAGTACTGACATAGTAAAGTCGCTTCAGAAAGATAATATCGGTCATACAGTTCATAGCGATGCTTCAGCATGGTAAGGGCAGATAAAAATAAAGCCCGTATCATTCGTGGTAGCTCTTCTAGCGGAATTGGCTACATAAAGATAAAGCATTCAGCTCGATCGCAAACCGCTGATGCATGGTGGCGCCCCAGCTGCATAGTTTGGAGCACGTTGAACCTGAATAAAATTATAGCCGACCCGCCAGCGATGTTCGTGACAACCGACAACCTTACTCGGTGAACATCGCCCGAGAGACATCCTCCAGCCTATATTGGGAATGAAATAACTCACATAATACCTGTCACACGCATTGCCTGCACCTGGCTCACCATCTGCGAGCCGAATAGATATGGTAACAGCGGACTGCCAGGTAAGCCGACGAAAGAGGATGGTTGTCGACTGGGCGGGATTTGGAGAGGCCATTGTTATTGTGTGGGGGCTGAGGGGGTGGAGCAGGGCGGGGTGTCCGTATCCAAGTACGTTCAGGAGCTACAGTTGGATTGATGGATGTCAAAaagtgaaagaagaacgagTGAAGAGTGACGCGTGCAAGGCCAACAACCGAAGCCGGACACGGCGTGGGGGGTTCCCCCCCAGGCACAGCCGGTTCTTGTTTTCGCTAAAAttgctcttcatcgtctATCTCGCTCTGCTAATCATCAATCGTCTAACCAGTTATTATAATCAAATATCAGGTGTAAACATAAAATTATGCGCTCAAACATCGAGGCAAACCTCCCACCAACAAATGAAGGGTATGGAACCCACGAGTACTGGTAAGTCCACAACCTTCACGCTTGTAAGAGAAGCTCACGGTAGACTATATTATGGTATAGGGAGGAACGCTACGCGAAGTAAGCTTAAACGTCTAACTAATGAAGGGCCATTGTATTCTAAGTCATGCTCCTGTAGAGAATCCGATGGCCGCACATTTGACTGGTTTCTCTCGCCGTCTTATCTCGTCCCCTTTTTTGAAGAACTTACGGCCGACATCGATGCCGGCAAAGATGCGAGAATATTAATGCTTGGATGTGGCAATTCGGCACTCGGCGAAGTACTATACGATGCTGGATGGAAGAACATTGTCAATATTGATGTGAGTCGTCGCATGCAACaatgaaggaaggggagacAGGAGACTAATCATCGGTCGTAGTATTCCAAAATTGTCATTGAACAGATGCAAGAACGACACGTCGAGAAACGACCAGAAATGATCTGGCTCGAGATGGATGTAATGGATCTTAAATTTGGAGAAAATGAATTTGACTTAGTTATCGATAAAGGCTGGTTCATTCCCTTGCCAAGTTTGAAGTCCAGCTGACATGTACTCAGGAACGATGGAGTGAGTCCGTCATTGAGCTTTCACTATGGACTGCCGCTTAGCTTGCCAACAGCGCTATGTTGACGACGAAGGGCGACCCGTGGGTGAGCTACGCATCAAACCTCCTCCGCGGTGTCTGTCGATCTGACAATTCATAGAATCCCCCGGAAAAAGATATCAAAGCCTGCACACAAGAAATTTCAGAAGCTCTCCGGTACAGTCTCCTTCATTGTAGATATTGCATGTCAATTGTGAACTCATTAGATATATATACAGGGTCTTACGGAAATGTAAAGGGTCTAAATTTGCCTAGTGAGTGATGCCTTTCGATGGGATTAGCACCATGCTTACCATATCAAATGAAGCTTCACATTTGGTCAACCCCATTTCCGAAAACGGTGGGCTCTgctccctttcttctttgcatATTTTGAAGCTGATATTATGTTATAATCATGTTCCCCAGATACATGCAGAATCGTCGCAATTTCACGCTCACCCACCGAGAGATTGGACCACCTGAAGGATTTGCGTACTTCCTATATGTCTTAGCTTATAATGTGGAACTCTGAAGACCATTTATCCATATCAGACGATGTAATGGGTATAGCTATCACGCCTGCTCTACTTTCTGAGTTTAAGGGATCTCAATCGTATATAGAATCTTCACAACTGTGAAGATCGCAAAGACATTTATTTATTCATCAATACTCGGCCTTATACTTGGCTCATCCCGCATTCGCCCTTCACACGAATATTTCGCTTCATGGGCACATCTAGATGTTGTAGTCCACTCAAACTGTTTCCggtcctccttctcgacgACCTTCAGCAATGGATCCAAACTCCTTTCTTACTCTCCCacaccatcttccaaccCATCACTGTCTTCCCACCACATCGCTCCTGGTTCTGAGAACTTTGTCTAGAGCCACCTTGAACTTGGCTCTTAGTTTGACTATTTCGGCCAGGGCCACCACCGCGTCTCACCTGCTTTCCATAACCACTCCTTGGACCTTTTCCACTATCACTGTCTTTGCCTTGGTTTGAACCATCACCGAGCTCATTGCTGCCCTTGAATGTATCAACTTGGGTGTAGCGGT
This Cryptococcus neoformans var. neoformans JEC21 chromosome 14 sequence DNA region includes the following protein-coding sequences:
- a CDS encoding cytoplasm protein, putative, with the translated sequence MQSRRSGVPRPLPLRLASDSTVSTNQSSLAPSISPYKSSFVGSLTSPASVNMGQRPNSNTSVASGTSAESEAVVKDELDRLGYRYSLRVAVLHHHLLNAALAPSKRLSSSSSMTHRSYLPGTSAPPLPSPPATGISPNGSHITTSVYSTPPHTPEPPSPGTPPLILRRKSSVWTLGKHKDNGDAVKLPKDFVLEFWGILSAEEGDMGWKSAVKNFTGIIKKGSKTPSGLNLREIPTLLEVFSSYIPPAGSGCAAKHVHQSHFLQLLYNVLPRSSYFSPMTRTQTEKEKELLARLRTEVQSYMLAPSPLPNADIASSGLATPEKKSPVGIGRPRTQDSVRRKPSPVWDGDVNEMVKTVAQVWGVRGETLDKDVLEIMSGTMSIEQFYMADLKRAMTILSAQPPPLTNSQKNRQTYLSKALANILKDFPDLATPVPASEYNSPMSPRGDPSNTFFTPPRTVEVFGRLAARAAEAGHGSKTRDLLERCREVWGISSKREKEKEIEEIIARWEESIGTREELSLAKIIADGIGLITIGLRPGDPLPAVLSQILKRLLDMASKSLGTIFPTTSSVPPAPPPSLLLIFNSSPELFASQPEATKVLDKFSDEIKGSAIAEYVAAVNNYLGGVGMRDDQVVKVGNSDKDPVVEGLEKVAMWMEREVSNVKKIWGRGLQTILDPASIIINRQLPLFLAEIHILQKPRGSASDIFTLYETIGKLLDLWDDLCFEQDHGFDLDTFFEPHVRAWLKDTEVNRVGQWVERSVGMDSWVPEGENRHSQSVIDLFEFVRGSAQVILHELPLGEYKRAVYLIDYSRTVSYAVNQYASIVLSLFRHDINPVKAPTPASELQGKLGGKAGSWFAKGQQAVKNLERKKIEGFLIPPAACVKLTDMGAAKTCLEDMAFAMEAENTARIIKARHLSGAQPDKSVRHLFTVMILRGEGLLGKGLVKAADGFVVVLDKQSGERCIKTKTVLGTEDPKWDQSFEVSVGAVKILELQVYDRQLVGKHDLIGTSTFKLDPRLFADYSTRDIVLPLNPRGTVHIRISMEGGEKHDVQYHLDAASRTCDRVAKDMVREIVDKMGEFIKAQLSVATLQTLTKPLKDKKRTKNALTEQEIEYSLGPLFEYLNENFSIFYVTLTFNTRIRVMLAIWHRIIEVTISLLVPPLSDKPYLASPLPPQEVDIIFRWLQLLKSFFNAAEDGTELGVPLAQLQSGPYKDIIMLGQYMDLPTPKLKERCSAAVRAAGAGRSNGLSSGMKGSSFEGDDNERMAEVLLRIARTRPDTAEFLTHEITLLTKTRVEKQAGVL
- a CDS encoding expressed protein; translation: MASPNPAQSTTILFRRLTWQSAVTISIRLADGEPGAGNACDRYYIKAPRYSYLPLFIPEIRENLVELALDDAQLEQIDEKNWWFEEEVSEEDKQRFVRQGACRWHWPIDLVDIHSFISRPQPLPSSIELSSTPRVISLLLHLSNPPQDRLLMPNSIEVCKSQWLNQVKEADFVRWRNTNRVTNLRRVDLEAGWDGIVNNDFDLYAQMVNKIVPLPLLTSSNSTQPSRPSSADPSGPPRAPDSSYATRAIPFKIYLPDNAPVIQEIVPPISESGKPTTLLAVLQVHLPLLFPISSENPYELAFPIAQGILIPQEAEVAWIASCLCGVDGWVRVGVCLSAA